From the genome of Vicia villosa cultivar HV-30 ecotype Madison, WI linkage group LG2, Vvil1.0, whole genome shotgun sequence, one region includes:
- the LOC131649169 gene encoding uncharacterized protein LOC131649169 has product MFLKVNPVTGIGLALKSKKLDPKFIGPYQILQRVGTVAYRMALPPELSNLHDVFHVSQLRKYVYDPSHVIQRDEVKIRDNLTVEAMPIRIEDRKMKRLREKEIPLVRVAWGGAAGGSVTWELESRMRESYPELFPSGTFSRTKII; this is encoded by the coding sequence ATGTTTTTGAAAGTTAACCCTGTGACAGGTATTGGTCTTGCCTTGAAGTCTAAGAAGTTGGATCCTAAGtttattggaccgtatcagaTCTTGCAGAGGGTGGGTACAGTAGCCTATAGGATGGCGTTGCCGCCTGAGCTTTCGAActtgcatgacgtgtttcatgtgtcacaacttcGAAAATATGTGTATGATCCATCTCATGTTATTCAGCGGGATGAAGTTAAGATCCGTGATAACCTCACTGTGGAAGCGATGCCGATTAGGATCGAAGATCGGAAGATGAAACGACTTAGAGAAAAGGAGATTCCGTTGgtgagagtagcttggggaggagctgcaggAGGAAGtgtgacctgggagttggagagcagGATGCGAGAGTCGTATCCGGAACTGTTTCCATCAGGtacattttcgaggacgaaaataatttaa